The nucleotide window TCTTTTGAATAGTATATTCTTACCTAGAGGATCGAAAAGTGCTTTCGATACCAAATAATCGTTCTTTCTAAACCGGAATCAAAATCATAGGCCGGGTACCAGCCCAGTATTTCCTTTGCTTTTTTAGCAGAAAGATACTGTTGTTTGCTTTCATGCCTTGCCTGATTTTGAATGATTGGCTGTAAATCGCTATTCATTATATTTAATATCCGCTCAACCACTTTCATAATCATTTGCGGTTTTTCATAACCAAAATTAAATGCTTCCCCCGCTAGCTGCCCGCTTTCCAGTTTTTCTGCCGCTAGTAAATGCGCTTCCACGGCATCACCAATGTAAAAAAAGTCACGTACAGTGGTGCCATCACTGCGGATTTCCGGTGCTTTATTTTGTAAAACCGATTGAATGGTATATGGGATGATTCTAGAAAAATTCAAATCTCCCTCCCCAAATAAATTTCCGCATCTTATGATACAAACCGGTAGTTGATACGAATGAAAATACATGTTCGTGAGTAGATCAGCACAGCTTTTAGAAACATCATAGGGGTATCTCCCTTGAAGCGGCAGTGTTTCGACATAAGGGGTTGGAGATTGATCTCCATAGGCTTTTTCACTGGATGTTACAATGACTCTATTAACGGAAGTTTGACGACATGCCTCTAATACATTCCAGGTTCCACAAATATTGGTTTCAAATGCTGCCAGCGGATTTAAAGCTGCTAATCCTACATTAGCCTGTGCAGCCAAATGAAATACAGTATCAATTTCAAAGTCTTCGATGGTTTGTTTAATTACTTGTAAATCTTCTACGCTTCCCATAACAATGTTCATTTGTTTATGAATCTCTTCTTGAAAAATAGAAAAATGGCTGTTTCTAACTAACCCGGTTACCTTTGCGCCTTTTTGAAGCAATTCTTTCACCAAATGCCTTCCTACAAATCCAGTGCATCCCGTAACAAAAACATTCCTATGTTCCCAGAATGGGTGTAAACCGAGCATACAATATCAGGCCTTCCCTTATTTCTTTCATTACGAATCACTTGAACAGTATCCTTGAATGGTCATC belongs to Neobacillus sp. OS1-2 and includes:
- a CDS encoding NAD-dependent epimerase/dehydratase family protein — encoded protein: MLGLHPFWEHRNVFVTGCTGFVGRHLVKELLQKGAKVTGLVRNSHFSIFQEEIHKQMNIVMGSVEDLQVIKQTIEDFEIDTVFHLAAQANVGLAALNPLAAFETNICGTWNVLEACRQTSVNRVIVTSSEKAYGDQSPTPYVETLPLQGRYPYDVSKSCADLLTNMYFHSYQLPVCIIRCGNLFGEGDLNFSRIIPYTIQSVLQNKAPEIRSDGTTVRDFFYIGDAVEAHLLAAEKLESGQLAGEAFNFGYEKPQMIMKVVERILNIMNSDLQPIIQNQARHESKQQYLSAKKAKEILGWYPAYDFDSGLERTIIWYRKHFSIL